A portion of the Chelmon rostratus isolate fCheRos1 chromosome 15, fCheRos1.pri, whole genome shotgun sequence genome contains these proteins:
- the tecpr2 gene encoding tectonin beta-propeller repeat-containing protein 2, with amino-acid sequence MAAQSTPPSILREFCPLYYLLNAIPAKVQRGFRSVLVYLTALDSSSDFLAVGSSIGMLYLYCRRLAHMNKYSLEGKSDPITAVKLLSCFDDLVAVGTASGRVAVFQLVSPLPGRNKQLRRFDVVGLHKGSVTSLAWSTNGMKLFSGDDKGRIVFSSLDLDQGVCKPVLLLEESSGVVQMEYSHQVLLVSTQQRSLLYCTQKQEVQQLGTKPRKSSGRFGACFLPGLCKQSDLQVFAARPGLRLWRSDIRGQVEDTRLLRPLFSTQTPQFELFPRPDPIGAYRPADRQLGLLSCFLREGWLLSWNEYSIYVLDCLNEVIIGVLESSGDIVSVSCCDNEIFILKGDRDIIRLSNSPEGLPSNLSEFSVRLSSPLATPTILPPTGSVETAQPIRTMAIIVEGGGREEGGGGQERHIEEGENEEEDEGVEEVEEAEEQLEVTEQLCQRSDFFTSSSRSRSSSVTSWDSLHGNTPVTTSCELSSRRYSAPLGQGEMQQELVVKAIRVKKKKRRRQDSRSGNRLSDSSCSDSMLVVQDGSCSDGGSGTPLSDQASVLGLDLRNHDSPEQNQRQDSQEAWGGGIKDREEVESSSSQSCSILPPGSLLLQGVENQLNPGKTSGPNPEAEVVPPTPDVDLLLECTFSYMHNTEEDDGQEQHPMEEQEDEFHSPLIEPEEEEEEEEGDDLAPPAGLVDQMFYSTLSSLDRKPSMSSDEEADIYSHTVPPAGSMGLALNCPSNHTEKTTEKQFGQDAQDRDVHKPEQLAESWMGYSGPGCGILSLQVTERYVWCLDFKGGLYCSTLPETGLTWQRFEDNVHQMALSPSGNLLWKVEQKSMTAFACAKVSVKGKRHWYKAVEQTGFVALSDDSAWIIKTNGDLYLQTGLSVDRPCARSVKVDSPCVFSQVCVREGVVWALSEHKALFYREGLNSYCSEGEGWKYDTVSEAQGLELMCVALGDGGTAWALDASGSLWFRTGICSSRPQGDDDHWWQISISDYVVFDQGSLFQTLLQATQSVATVTRAPVERVVAFLSQYSQCQPSLVSANTSGVWVASGKNQLHLARGSLVGTFWQNVVPRGTVSATRWTFITSSAVPHREGTFLWLAQSRKDLFCVWDQDGELRPSSVPLPPEVELIHLSACRDALWGLDTHGRVSIRTLSPSCPAGLHWTPLDLSQLGSVRLVSVSCGSQNVWAVDSRGVVYFRVGTQPLNPSMMLPAWIHIEPPVQPIGVQLVSIQTSPNDHLLWALDNRGSVFVRTGLSDEMPVGTDWELVPGLAVSQLVLSSRTVWVRCVNGDLARRYGVSDRNPAGDYWKKIPGNANWLTVTPEDELWAVTLIGGLSRRLTKLLLQTPCRPVPSGPSLSGDDVEDEWELI; translated from the exons ATGGCGGCTCAGTCGACCCCGCCTTCCATCCTCAGAGAGTTCTGCCCGCTCTACTACCTGCTGAATGCCATCCCAGCCAAG gtgCAACGTGGATTCAGGTCCGTCCTGGTCTACCTTACAGCtctggacagcagcagtgactTCCTTGCGGTGGGCAGCAGTATTGGCATGTTGTACTTGTACTGCCGCCGCCTTGCACATATGAACAAGTACAGCCTGGAG GGAAAGAGTGATCCGATCACAGCTGTGAAGCTGCTCAGCTGTTTTGATGATCTGGTTGCCGTGGGAACAGCATCTGGTCGAGTTGCAGTCTTCCAGCTGGTATCTCCACTTCCTGGTCGAAACAAACAG tTGAGGCGTTTCGATGTGGTTGGCCTACATAAAGGCTCTGTTACGTCATTGGCTTGGAGTACCAACGGGATGAAACTTTTCTCTGGAGACGATAAAGGACGAATTGTCTTCTCCTCTTTGGACCTGGACCAG ggggTGTGTaaacctgtgctgctgctggaggagtcCTCAGGTGTGGTTCAGATGGAATACAGTCACCAGGTGCTGCTGGTCTCAACACAGCAGAGATCTCTGCTTTACTGCACgcagaaacaggaagtccagcagctggGCACCAAGCCCCGCAAGAg CAGCGGCAGGTTCGGAGCCTGCTTCCTCCCGGGTCTCTGCAAACAGAGTGATCTTCAGGTGTTTGCTGCTCGACCTGGACTCAGACTGTGGAGGTCTGACATcagaggacaggtggaggacaCTCGACTGCTTAGGCCGCTCTTCAGCACACAG ACTCCACAGTTTGAGTTGTTTCCTCGTCCTGATCCAATCGGAGCGTACCGTccggcagacagacagctcgGCCTGCTCAGCTGTTTCCTCAGAGAGGGCTGGCTTCTTAGCTGGAACGAGTACAGCATCTACGTACTTGACTGTCTTAACGAG GTGATAATCGGAGTCTTGGAGAGCAGTGGAGACATTGTGTCAGTGTCGTGTTGTGACAACGAGATCTTCATCTTGAAAGGAGACAGGGACATTATCCGTCTCTCCAACAGCCCAGAAGGACTCCCCTCCAACT TGTCGGAgttctctgtccgtctgtcttcACCTTTGGCCACACCCACCATCCTCCCGCCAACCGGATCAGTGGAAACGGCTCAGCCAATCCGAACCATGGCTATTATTGTTGAGGGTGGGGGGcgggaagaaggaggaggaggacaggagaggcacattgaggagggagagaatgaggaagaggacgaaggagtggaggaagtggaggaggcggaggagcaACTTGAG GTGACGGAGCAGCTTTGCCAACGGTCCGATTTTTTCACCAGCAGCTCTCGTAGCCGCAGCAGCTCTGTCACTTCCTGGGACAGTCTCCATGGAAACACTCCGGTGACCACATCCTGTGAGCTGAGCTCCAGACGCTACAGTGCCCCCCTGGGTCAGGGGGAGATGCAGCAGGAGCTGGTGGTGAAAGCCatcagagtgaagaagaaaaagaggagacgACAAg aCAGCAGGAGTGGGAACCgtctctctgacagcagctgttcagaCTCCATGCTCGTAGTCCAGGACGGCAGTTGTAGCGATGGAGGAAGTGGGACTCCTCTGAGTGACCAAGCCTCCGTCCTTGGTCTGGACCTTCGGAACCATGACTCCCCAGAACAAAACCAGCGCCAGGACTCACAGGAGGCATGGGGTGGAGGTATAAaggacagggaggaggtggagtctTCCTCCAGTCAGTCTTG ctCCATCCTCCCCCCAggctctctgctcctccaaGGTGTGGAGAACCAACTGAATCCAGGAAAGACCTCTGGTCCTAATCCAGAGGCAGAGGTTGTCCCCCCAACCCCAGATGTGGATCTGCTGCTGGAGTGCACATTCTCTTACATGCACAATACTGAGGAGGATGATGGACAGGAGCAGCATCCAATGGAAGAACAGGAGGATGAGTTTCATAGCCCTCTGATtgaaccagaggaggaggaggaggaggaggag GGTGATGACCTGGCACCCCCTGCTGGTCTGGTGGACCAGATGTTTTACTCCACTTTGTCCAGTCTGGACAGAAAACCCAGTATGTCCAGTGATGAAGAAGCAGACATCTACAGTCATACTGTTCCCCCTGCTGGCAGCATGGGGTTGGCCCTCAATTGTCCATCCAATCACACAGAGAAGACAACAGAGAAACAGTTTGGCCAGGATGCCCAGGACAGAGATGTTCACAAACCTGAGCAG TTGGCAGAAAGCTGGATGGGATACTCTGGACCAGGATGTGGAATACTGAGCCTGCAGGTGACTGAGAG GTATGTGTGGTGTCTCGACTTTAAAGGAGGACTATACTGCAGCACTCTGCCTGAAACTGGACTGACCTGGCAGCGCTTTGAAGATAACGTCCACCAGATGGCACTATCACCTTCAG GTAATCTGCTGTGGAAGGTGGAGCAGAAGAGCATGACTGCATTTGCTTGTGCTAAAGTATCAGTTAAAGGGAAGCGTCACTGGTACAAAGCTGTGGAGCAAACGGGATTCGTGGCTTTGAGTGACGACTCTGCCTGGATCATCAAGACCAACGGAGACCTCTACCTGCAGACAG GTCTGAGTGTGGACCGCCCCTGTGCTCGCTCGGTGAAGGTGGACTCTCCCTGTGTTTTcagccaggtgtgtgtgagagaaggcGTGGTCTGGGCTCTGAGTGAACACAAAGCTTTATTCTACAGAGAAGGACTGAACAGCTACTGCAGCGAGGGAGAGGGCTGGAAGTATGACACTGTCAg tgaggCTCAGGGTCTGGAGTTGATGTGTGTTGCACTGGGAGATGGTGGTACAGCATGGGCACTGGATGCCAGTGGCAGCCTGTGGTTTAGAACTGGTATCTGTTCATCCAGACCACAGGGTGATGATGACCACTGGTGGCAG ATCAGTATTTCAGACTACGTGGTCTTCGATCAGGGCAGTCTGTTCCAGACGCTGCTGCAGGCCACCCAGAGTGTTGCCACAGTCACCAGGGCACCAGTGGAGCGGGTCGTGGCCTTTCTGTCCCAGTACTCACAGTGTCAGCCGAGCCTGGTTAGTGCCAACACCAGCGGAGTCTGGGTCGCCTCGGGAAAGAACCAGCTGCACCTTGCCCGTGGCAGTCTCGTGG GAACTTTCTGGCAGAATGTCGTTCCAAGAGGAACTGTCTCAGCCACAAGGTGGACCTTCATCACTTCTTCAGCTGTGCCTCACAGAGAAG GCACGTTCCTGTGGTTGGCTCAAAGCAGGAAGGATCTGTTCTGTGTTTGGGATCAGGATGGAGAGCTCCGACCCTCTTCTGTCCCTCTCCCGCCTGAG GTGGAGCTGattcacctgtctgcctgccgTGATGCTCTGTGGGGTTTGGACACTCATGGACGAGTCAGCATTCGTACACTGTCTCCTTCTTGTCCCGCCGGGCTGCACTGGACCCCCCTGGACCTCAGTCAGCTCG GAAGTGTTCGTCTGGTCAGTGTGAGCTGCGGCAGTCAGAATGTCTGGGCCGTGGACAGTCGAGGAGTTGTTTACTTCAGAGTTGGAACCCAACCTCTGAACCCAAGCATGATGCTCCCAGCTTGGATCCACATAGAACCACCTgtgcag CCAATAGGAGTGCAGCTGGTCAGTATTCAGACAAGTCCGAACGATCATCTCCTCTGGGCGTTGGACAACAGAGGAAGTGTCTTTGTCAGGACTGGACTCAGTGATGAGATGCCTGTGGGGACGGACTGGGAGCTGGTACCAG GTttagctgtcagtcagctggtcCTTAGCTCCCGGACAGTTTGGGTTCGGTGTGTAAATGGAGACCTGGCTCGACGTTACGGCGTCTCTGACAGAAACCCTGCAGGGGATTACTGGAAGAAGATCCCCGGAAATGCTAACTGGTTAACTG